The Dehalococcoides mccartyi CG5 genome contains the following window.
TTCCGGGGCGGTGGTGGGTGTCAATATAAAGTTATACCCTTTAAGTGATTCAGCTCCCGGCCCGAATACAGGGTGAGTGCCTAGTGTGCGGCAGTGAGGCAGGTACTGGTGCATCAGTTCCACCGGGCGTTCCTTAACTGAACACAGGTCAAAAACCAGTTGGTCTGGTTTGGTAAACGGGGCAAGTTCCCTAAGGGTATCTTCAAAAGCGTCAATAGGTACTGATATTATCAGACAGTCCATGTCTCCCAGCATATCAGGCCGGGTTGCCGCCTGAACGCCCAAGCGGGTGGCTATGGGTGCAAGTTTGGACGGGTTTCGCCCCCAAAGCCAAACCTGATGGCCATTTTCTGTCAGGAAACGGCCGAACCATTGACCCATTTTGCCGCTGCCGCCCAAGATGCCTATTTTCATATGCGTTTTTTCATTTTCGGGTAAGAACCGAGTACTTTCATAAATATTACATGGTCATCGGCTTTTGCCAGTGCCTGTTTCACATTTTCGTCCTGACGGTGGCCTTCTATATCAAGGTAAAAATTGTACTCCCAGGGTTTAAGACGGGTGGGACGGGATTCCAGCTTGGTCATGTTTATTCCGCGGGAGGCCAGTTCCTTTATAAAATCATACAGCGCCCCGGCCTGATGTTTGACGGCAAAAACTACAGATGTTTTATCACTCCCGGTAGGAGCGGAATCCTGCTTGGCAAGGACAAAGAAACGGGTGTAGTTGTTTATATTGTCCTCTATTTCCCGTTCCAGTACCTTCATATTATATATTACGGCCGCTCTTTCGGAAGCGATAGCCGCCCCGTTTAAAAGACCTTTTTCTTTAATCATTTTGACACTGCCGGCGGTATCGTAGGTAGGTATCAGCTCTGCCCGCAGATGCTTCAGAAATGACTGGCATTGACCCAGTGCCTGCGGGTGGGAATAAATGGTTTTTACCGCTTCAAGGTTGGTTTCAGGGTTGGCTATCAGGCAGTGTGAAACCCTGAGCTCATGTTCGGCGGCAACCATAAGGTTGGAATCCAGCAACAGGTCATAGGTGCGGGATATAGAGCCCTCAAGCGAGTTTTCCACCGGCACTACTGCAAAACGGGCCATACCCTTTTCCACAGCTTCAAAAGTAGCATCCAGCTGTTCACAGGGCAGGGTAAGAGTGTTAGGGCCGAATATCTTCAGGGCGGTTTCTTCACTGTATGCGCCGGCCGCTCCCTGAAAGGATACAGTGAAGCGTTGCTGTTTTTTAGATATGAAAAGGATTTCCTGATACAGGGATTCAATATCCTGCGGGTCAAGACCCAGAGACTGGGCAAGTGACTGAACTCTGTTCAGTACCTCTGATTCGCGGGAAAGGTCCTGAACAGGCGAATTGGTTTCTTCTTTGATTTTGCCTATCTGGTCTGACACTTCAAGCCGCTTTGCCATCAGCTTTACAAGCTCGGTATCCAGGTTATCAATCTGTTTGCGCAGGTCAGAAAGGTTCATTGTTTTATTACCCTTGGTATTATTCCGGCTCTCAGTGCCAAATCAGCCAGCACTATGCAGGTCATGGCTTCCACTACTGAAACTGCTCTGGGTACAATGCAGGTATCATGGCGGCCGCGTATTTCCAGACTGGTATTGGTCATGGTATCAAGGTTTACGGTGGGCTGAGACAGGGAGATAGAGGGAGTGGGTTTTACGGCTACCCTGATATGGAGCGGCATGCCGTCTGAAATTCCTCCCAGTATCCCGCCGCAGTTGTTGCTTGTGGTGCGTATTTGGTCTGACTGGATATTAAAAGGGTCATTATTTTTTGAGCCACGCAGACGTGATGCGCCAAAACCCGCCCCAAATTCCACCCCTTTTACCGCCGGTATGGCAAATATGGCTTTGGCCAGTTCGCCTTCAAGGGTATCAAACACCGGTTCACCCAGACCAACCGGCAGGTTAAGCCCTATACACTCCACAACCCCGCCCAGACTGTCACCTTCTTCGGCGGCTTGCTGGATGAGGGCTACCATTTGTTTACTGGCCGCAAGGTCAGGGCAGTTTACATCACTCTGGCTTATATTCTGGCGGATATCTTTGTGTTTAGGCAATTTGGCCGTTATGCCTCCCAGTTCGGCGGTATAGCCAATCACCTCAATGCCGATAGTGGAAATAAGTTTACGGGCAATAGCTCCGGCCATAACGTGCCCTGCTGTAATCCGCCCGGAAAAACGCCCTCCGCCGCGGTAATCGTTGAAGCCTCCGTATTTCATAAAACCGGTAAAATCTGCATGCCCCGGCCTGATTTTACTGCGGGTGCGTTCATATTCGCTTGAATCTATATTTTTATTCCAGATAACCAGACAAATGGGTGCGCCGGTGGTGAAATTATTGAATATACCGGAAAAAATTTCTATCCGGTCATCTTCACGGCGGGGAGTGGTATGGGCTTTAGCTCCGGATTTACGTTTGTCTACCTCAATTTGAATTTCATCTACATTTATAGCAAGGCCTGCCGGTACGCCGTCAATTACTACTCCCACGCAATCTCCATGGCTTTCACCAAAACTGGTAATCTGAAACAGCTTTCCCAGACTGTTAGACATCTTGTGTTACCTTTCCGCCGAGGCTTTCCAGATTCTTCCAAAAATCAGGATAGGTTTTGGTTACGCACTCAGCATCTGAAATATGGGTTTCCCCGACAACTGATCCCAATATGCCAAAAGCCATGGCAATACGGTGGTCTCCGAAGCTGTCAATCTCTGCGCCTTTGGGTTGTCCGCCCTCAATAATCAGGCGGTCATCTTCTTCGATAATGTTTATACCCATGGCACTCAACCCCTGGCTGACTGCCCGAATGCGGTTAGACTCTTTGATACGTGCCTGACGGACTCCGCTTAATATGCTTTGTCCTTTGGCACAGGCCGCGGCTACTGCCAAAGCGGGCAATAAATCTATGGAGTGGGTAAGGTCTGCGTTTATACCTGAAAGGGGTTTGGGGTTTACCTTTACCCAGTTTTGACCGCTTTCTATTTCTGCTCCCATCTCCGCGAGGAATTTTATCATTATGCGGTCAGCTTGAAAACTGTCTGTGTCCAGGTTGGATATAAATACCGGGGCGGCAATTGCCCCCAATGCCAGAAAACTTGATGCCGAAGACCAGTCTCCCTCTACCCGGTATCTGGCAGGCAGGTAGGGCTGGGGCGGGATGCTTATCTCTTGCCAGTCTATAGAAGAATGGACTTTTATCCCAAAGCTTCCCAGCGTTTGCTTGGTCATTTTTAAATATGGCAATGAAGCCGGCGGTGTAGCCAGATGGATTTCCAGACCGTGGGTGCAGGCTGGTGCCATAAGCATAAGGGCAGAAACGTATTGTGAGCTTATATTGCCGGGCAAACTCACCTTTGAACGGGTGATAAACTGTCCATTGATAACGGTGGTATTGCCGCGGGTTTCTATCTCTATACCCAGTTGGTGCAGGGCTTGAATCAATGGCAACATGGGGCGTCTCATCAGGGAGTGCCCGGCCAGCAGGTGGCACTCAAAAGGCAGTCTGGCACATACAGCTGACATAAAACGCAGGGTAGCGGCAGATTCACGGCAGAACAGGTTGCCGGAAGGTGCTTTGAAGGTATTGCCGGTAATTTCCCAGTTTTCAGAACCGGCGTCAGTGCTTATATCTATACCCAGCCCCGAAAGCACCTGGCGGGTAGCCAGAGTATCGTCTGCAATCAGGGGGCTTATTATGTGGCTCTGGCCGTTTGCCTGGGCGGCAGCTATCAAGCCACGTATGGTGTAGCTTTTTGAGGAAGGAACGGCAATATTTCCACCGGGTAAACTTTTATCCAGATGTATTTTCATATTTCCTCAAACTGTCTTCTATTTCTTCGCAGACTTCATGGCATGATTTGTTATGGGTGGAAACAGTGATATCCGCCGCATCTCTGTATAGCGGCAATCGGCTTTCCAGCAACTTTAACATCTTATCTGAACGTTCAGCATTAAATAACGGACGGTTTGTATGATTTTTCAAGCGGTTTTCCAAATCTTCAGGGCGGCTTTCCAGATAGACTACCAGACAGTTTAAACGCATAATGCTCAGGTTGTGGGGGCGGGTAACTATGCCGCCGCCGCAGTCTATAATCTGGTTTGGATTCTGGCAGATATCTTCCAGTACTTTGCTTTCCATCTGGCGAAAGTAATCTTCGCCATTTTCCTTGAATATATGGCTGATACTTAAGCCTTCCCGTGTTTCTATGCAGGCATCTGTACTGACCAGCGGTTTGCCAAGCTTTTCGGAGAGCAGTTTTGAGATGCTGCTTTTACCGGCGCCCATAAAGCCTATTAAAGCGATGTTATTTTTCGTTTTCATCTAAAGCCATCTCTGCTTCTTTCATCATCACCCGGAAAGGGGCTTTTTGGCTTGTCCAGATTTCAAATGACATAGCTCCCTGCCAGACCAGCATTTCCAGCCCGTTTATTATCTTGGCGCCTTTCTTTTCGGCATCTTCCAGCAGGCGGGTTTTGCATGGGTTGTAGATAGCATCTATGACCGTCAGGTCAGGACGCAGCAAACGGGGGGGGATAAGGCTTTGCCCGGCTAGATTTCCCATGCCTATGGGTGTGCAGTTCACGATAATATCAGATTCGGCTAAAGTTTCTTCCAGATTAGCCTCATTCAGTTCCAGCCCCTGAGCCTTGCCTTTAAAACGCAGGCACATTTTTGCGGCCAGATCTTTGGCTTTTTCCTCCTGGCGGGCAAGCACGGTCAAGTGTCCGCCAAGGGTACAAATAGCCAGTGAAATGGCATGGGCGCTGCCTCCTGCCCCCAGCAGGGCAAAGCGATGTTTGGCAGGGGCAATGCGGTTATGCTCCAGTAAACGCACAAAACCGCCAAAATCAGTATTATAACCTTTCAGCTGGCCGTTTTCATTGACAATGGTATTTACCGCCCCAATCTTTTTAGCCGCCGGATCAAGGGTATCAATATATTTAATGATCTCTATCTTGTGAGGGATGGTCACATTCAGACCGCGTATATTCAGAGGACGCATGCTGGCAATTACGTTTTGCAGGTCTTCTGGTTTGGCTGCAATAGTCAAATACAAATAATTCAGCTTGCAGTGTTTGAAGGCAGCATTTTGCATAGCCGGTGAGACGGAGTGACTTACCGGATAACCAATAATCCCGAATAATGCATCAGGTATGGTTTGCATAATTTACCGACCGGTAGATTTCAATCATTTGAGCCAGGGTCATCTGACCTGATGCAGACTTATTGCCGTCATTCAGGCTGGCGTAGGTAAAAGGGCTTCCGGCCAGCGGGCAGAGTATACGGCTCAGAATGCCCGGTTCCCCCATGGCAAAAGCGACAATTTTCTTATCCGGTATCTCCTTTGTCAGATTAAGCAGATTAATATTATCATTTATTGAGGTGGCAGTGGTAATTACCTTATATATGTCCGCCTGGTGGGTGAGCATATCCTTTAGGAGCGTCTTAAGCTTGGCCGCAGAAGGAGTATCAGTAAAGTTGTGATGGGATAACAAGCACTTTGCCTGTGGTCTGAGCCGCCCAAGCACTTCCTCCAGATTGGGGGTGGAATATTCAATATCCAGCATGAAGGCACCGGCGGATGCGGCTTTTTCCAGCCTGTTTATCCGCTCAGCTTCATTTCCTTTAAAACTGCCCCCTTCGGCAGACCTGCGGCAGGTGGCCATAAAGGGTTTGTTAAGTAATACCGCCGTCTCCCGCCAGTTTTCACCCAGCAGATCCAGCCTCAGTTCGTAAAAGGCTGCACCTTCACTCTTCTTCAGGGTCTCAGCCTGAGGAAGCTGGGTTATTACACAGCAGATTGGCGGTATTTTCATTTCATTTCCTCCAGTACGGAAAGAACATCCGGCTTAAGTATATTTTCAGCTATCAAAGCCTCCCCTGGTCTTTTTAAGAGTATAAAGCGGATACGTCCGTCTGATACCTTTTTATCATGATGCATGGCTTCAATAATTTTGTCCGGGTCTATATCCTTGGGGTTGGTGGGTAGCCCGAAATCGGCTATCAGTTTTTCCAGCCGCAAGGCAGTTTCATTTTCGCATAAACCCAGCCTGACCGAGAGTCTGGCGGCAAAACACATGCCGATAGCTACCGCTGCCCCGTGGCTTTGGCTGAAAGACGAGGTGCTTTCCAGTGCGTGCCCCAGAGTGTGCCCGAAATTCAGTATATTTCTGATGCCGCGGTCAGTTTCGTCCTGACAGACTATGCTGGCTTTGATGGCGGCAGTCTGGCTGACAATATCCTCCATAACTTCCGGAGAACGGTCTTTGACTGCTTGGGTATTTGTTTCCAGCAATCTGAACAACTCACTGCTGCCAATGGCGGCACTCTT
Protein-coding sequences here:
- the pheA gene encoding prephenate dehydratase; amino-acid sequence: MNLSDLRKQIDNLDTELVKLMAKRLEVSDQIGKIKEETNSPVQDLSRESEVLNRVQSLAQSLGLDPQDIESLYQEILFISKKQQRFTVSFQGAAGAYSEETALKIFGPNTLTLPCEQLDATFEAVEKGMARFAVVPVENSLEGSISRTYDLLLDSNLMVAAEHELRVSHCLIANPETNLEAVKTIYSHPQALGQCQSFLKHLRAELIPTYDTAGSVKMIKEKGLLNGAAIASERAAVIYNMKVLEREIEDNINNYTRFFVLAKQDSAPTGSDKTSVVFAVKHQAGALYDFIKELASRGINMTKLESRPTRLKPWEYNFYLDIEGHRQDENVKQALAKADDHVIFMKVLGSYPKMKKRI
- the aroC gene encoding chorismate synthase, coding for MSNSLGKLFQITSFGESHGDCVGVVIDGVPAGLAINVDEIQIEVDKRKSGAKAHTTPRREDDRIEIFSGIFNNFTTGAPICLVIWNKNIDSSEYERTRSKIRPGHADFTGFMKYGGFNDYRGGGRFSGRITAGHVMAGAIARKLISTIGIEVIGYTAELGGITAKLPKHKDIRQNISQSDVNCPDLAASKQMVALIQQAAEEGDSLGGVVECIGLNLPVGLGEPVFDTLEGELAKAIFAIPAVKGVEFGAGFGASRLRGSKNNDPFNIQSDQIRTTSNNCGGILGGISDGMPLHIRVAVKPTPSISLSQPTVNLDTMTNTSLEIRGRHDTCIVPRAVSVVEAMTCIVLADLALRAGIIPRVIKQ
- the aroD gene encoding type I 3-dehydroquinate dehydratase; this translates as MKIPPICCVITQLPQAETLKKSEGAAFYELRLDLLGENWRETAVLLNKPFMATCRRSAEGGSFKGNEAERINRLEKAASAGAFMLDIEYSTPNLEEVLGRLRPQAKCLLSHHNFTDTPSAAKLKTLLKDMLTHQADIYKVITTATSINDNINLLNLTKEIPDKKIVAFAMGEPGILSRILCPLAGSPFTYASLNDGNKSASGQMTLAQMIEIYRSVNYANHT
- a CDS encoding shikimate kinase, which encodes MKTKNNIALIGFMGAGKSSISKLLSEKLGKPLVSTDACIETREGLSISHIFKENGEDYFRQMESKVLEDICQNPNQIIDCGGGIVTRPHNLSIMRLNCLVVYLESRPEDLENRLKNHTNRPLFNAERSDKMLKLLESRLPLYRDAADITVSTHNKSCHEVCEEIEDSLRKYENTSG
- the aroA gene encoding 3-phosphoshikimate 1-carboxyvinyltransferase, with translation MKIHLDKSLPGGNIAVPSSKSYTIRGLIAAAQANGQSHIISPLIADDTLATRQVLSGLGIDISTDAGSENWEITGNTFKAPSGNLFCRESAATLRFMSAVCARLPFECHLLAGHSLMRRPMLPLIQALHQLGIEIETRGNTTVINGQFITRSKVSLPGNISSQYVSALMLMAPACTHGLEIHLATPPASLPYLKMTKQTLGSFGIKVHSSIDWQEISIPPQPYLPARYRVEGDWSSASSFLALGAIAAPVFISNLDTDSFQADRIMIKFLAEMGAEIESGQNWVKVNPKPLSGINADLTHSIDLLPALAVAAACAKGQSILSGVRQARIKESNRIRAVSQGLSAMGINIIEEDDRLIIEGGQPKGAEIDSFGDHRIAMAFGILGSVVGETHISDAECVTKTYPDFWKNLESLGGKVTQDV
- a CDS encoding shikimate dehydrogenase, which translates into the protein MQTIPDALFGIIGYPVSHSVSPAMQNAAFKHCKLNYLYLTIAAKPEDLQNVIASMRPLNIRGLNVTIPHKIEIIKYIDTLDPAAKKIGAVNTIVNENGQLKGYNTDFGGFVRLLEHNRIAPAKHRFALLGAGGSAHAISLAICTLGGHLTVLARQEEKAKDLAAKMCLRFKGKAQGLELNEANLEETLAESDIIVNCTPIGMGNLAGQSLIPPRLLRPDLTVIDAIYNPCKTRLLEDAEKKGAKIINGLEMLVWQGAMSFEIWTSQKAPFRVMMKEAEMALDENEK